The segment AAAATATATGCAGCAATTAAGGAGGGGTTATGAGTTTTAAAAATTTAAGAAATGTATTATTAGTTTCTGCTATGGTTGGTTTATCTGCGGTAAGTTTTGGGAAAATAAAACGTATAGATGGTTATCCAAAGAGACCAGTTGAAATGGTTGCACCTGGTGGAGCTGGTGGAGGCTGGGATTTAACAGCGAGGACAGTTTCTAAAGTTTTAAAAGATGAAAAAATAATTACAGTACCTACACCAGTTGTAAATAGACCTGGCGGAGGTGGAGGAGTAAACTTAGCTTATATGCAATCAAAAAAAGGTAATGGACAAATGGTATCTATTTATTCGCCACCTTTAATTCTAACAAAATTAACAGGAACCTCTGAATATGGATACGAAGATACAACTCCAATTGCTGGTTTAATAGCTGATTATGGAGCATTTGTAGTTGGGAAAAACTCTAAATTTAAAAATATTAATGAGGTAATGGATGCTTTAAAAAGAGATCCTAAAAGTGTAAAAATAGGAGGATCTTCTTCTGCTGGAAGTATGGATCATATTCAATTTTTACTTATGGCTAAAGCTGCAGGAGTTGAAAATTTAAAAGATATTGACTATGTAAGTTTTCAAGAATCAGGAGTTACTCAAATTTTAGGAGGGCATATAGATTTATTTACTACAGGTTTATCTGAGGTAAAAGGATTAATGGCT is part of the Fusobacterium sp. JB019 genome and harbors:
- a CDS encoding tripartite tricarboxylate transporter substrate binding protein, encoding MSFKNLRNVLLVSAMVGLSAVSFGKIKRIDGYPKRPVEMVAPGGAGGGWDLTARTVSKVLKDEKIITVPTPVVNRPGGGGGVNLAYMQSKKGNGQMVSIYSPPLILTKLTGTSEYGYEDTTPIAGLIADYGAFVVGKNSKFKNINEVMDALKRDPKSVKIGGSSSAGSMDHIQFLLMAKAAGVENLKDIDYVSFQESGVTQILGGHIDLFTTGLSEVKGLMASGNLRALASTADKTINGVPSCKEEGINGTFVNWRGIFANPGVETNVVEYWTKAMEEMVKTKSWKEALVRNGWDNNFMVGKDFRNFLANQEKDSKGILKEIGMLKD